From Pseudonocardia autotrophica, one genomic window encodes:
- the ilvN gene encoding acetolactate synthase small subunit has translation MSELHTLSVLVEDKPGVLARVSGLFSRRGFNINSLAVGPTEHPDISRMTIVVEVDELPMEQVTKQLNKLVHVIKIVELEPDASVQRELLLVKVRADATVRSQVLETVQLFRAKVVDVSPEAVTVEATGTADKLGALLRMLEPYGIREMVKSGMVAVGRGPRSITAAPVR, from the coding sequence GTGAGCGAGCTGCACACCCTCTCCGTCCTCGTCGAGGACAAGCCCGGTGTCCTGGCCAGGGTCTCCGGTCTCTTCTCCCGCCGCGGCTTCAACATCAACTCCCTCGCCGTCGGCCCGACCGAGCACCCGGACATCTCCCGGATGACGATCGTGGTCGAGGTCGACGAGCTCCCGATGGAGCAGGTCACCAAGCAGCTGAACAAGCTCGTGCACGTGATCAAGATCGTCGAGCTGGAGCCGGACGCCTCGGTCCAGCGCGAGCTGCTGCTGGTCAAGGTCCGGGCCGACGCCACCGTGCGCAGCCAGGTGCTGGAGACCGTGCAGCTGTTCCGGGCCAAGGTCGTCGACGTGTCCCCGGAGGCCGTCACGGTCGAGGCCACCGGCACCGCCGACAAGCTCGGCGCGCTGCTCCGGATGCTGGAGCCCTACGGAATCCGCGAGATGGTCAAGTCCGGGATGGTCGCGGTGGGCCGCGGCCCCCGCTCCATCACCGCGGCCCCCGTCCGCTAG